From a region of the Kaistia sp. 32K genome:
- a CDS encoding ring-cleaving dioxygenase, which yields MDLKLGGFHHLTAITADAPGNLAFYTRVLGLRLVKKTVNQDDTSAYHLFYGDGEATPGSDITFFDWPVGPARRGTHSIVRTGFRVDGNSLGWWRDHLRAQGVATGDVVDVGGRQGLVFEDPEGQRLSLVDNGPVTAARPWERSPVPAEHQILGLGPITMSVRDLAPTEMVLTRVLHMKKVRDYPQSAISANQVHVYQMGEGGPQAELHVVVEPDAPTAREGAGGVHHVAFRTPDYDSLRLWAERVRDFRIGSSGEVERYYFRSLYFREPSGVLFEIATDVPGFTADEPLETLGEHLSLPPFLEGRRQSIEDNLKPL from the coding sequence ATGGATCTCAAGCTCGGTGGCTTCCACCACCTCACGGCGATCACGGCGGATGCGCCCGGCAATCTCGCCTTCTACACCCGGGTTCTCGGCCTTCGGCTGGTGAAGAAGACCGTCAACCAGGACGACACCAGCGCCTATCATCTGTTCTATGGCGACGGCGAGGCGACGCCAGGTTCCGACATCACCTTCTTCGACTGGCCGGTCGGCCCCGCCCGGCGCGGCACGCATTCGATCGTCCGCACCGGCTTCCGCGTCGACGGCAACAGCCTCGGCTGGTGGCGCGATCACCTGCGCGCACAGGGCGTGGCGACCGGCGACGTCGTCGATGTCGGCGGCCGGCAGGGCCTCGTCTTCGAGGATCCGGAGGGCCAGCGCCTGTCGCTGGTCGACAATGGCCCTGTCACCGCCGCCCGTCCCTGGGAGCGCAGCCCCGTGCCGGCCGAGCACCAGATCCTCGGCCTCGGGCCGATCACGATGAGCGTGCGCGACCTGGCGCCGACGGAGATGGTGCTGACCCGCGTCCTGCACATGAAGAAGGTGCGCGACTACCCGCAGAGCGCCATCTCGGCGAACCAGGTGCATGTCTACCAGATGGGCGAAGGCGGCCCGCAGGCGGAGCTGCATGTCGTGGTCGAACCGGACGCGCCGACGGCGCGCGAGGGCGCCGGCGGCGTGCATCACGTCGCCTTCCGCACGCCGGACTATGACAGTTTGCGGCTCTGGGCCGAGCGGGTGCGGGATTTCCGCATCGGCTCCAGCGGCGAGGTCGAACGCTACTATTTCCGCTCGCTATATTTCCGCGAGCCGAGCGGCGTGCTGTTCGAGATCGCCACGGACGTCCCCGGCTTCACCGCCGACGAGCCGCTGGAGACGCTCGGCGAACATTTGTCGCTGCCGCCCTTCCTCGAAGGCCGGCGCCAGTCGATCGAAGACAATCTGAAGCCGCTCTGA
- a CDS encoding ABC transporter ATP-binding protein, translating to MTKPQAQSHPQTPLPPEDKKLNLRRWGDFYRAIVNNDEGTIGVVARILRANFRDHRTGYMISFVFLFIVAAMTSLSAWIMRDVVNQIFVDQNVKMLWVLSFGVMLIFIVKGFATYGQVVIQSRIGNRIVAENQKRFYDRCLKFGLDFYNDRASSELIMSISGGSNAIRNILDTIVLSLGRDLVTLLGLIFVMVYQAPLMSIIALLVAPIAIFFVGGLIKRIRDIAKAEFVSGTQIIAIIQETVHGAKMVKAFGLGDHMRGRMSTAVTSVEQRANKIAQLQARTSPLMETLGGISIGLVILYAGWATISAGKTPGEFMSFITALLLAYEPAKRLARMNVGIAESLIPVRMMFGILDHPQSLTEADDRPSLKLTRGKIELQDVSFAYRKKEPVLSGINLSVDHGQRLALVGPSGGGKSTILSLIQRFYDVEGGAVLVDGQDIRTVSVGSLRHQIAFVSQDVFLFSGTVADNIRVGRLGATDAEVEAAARDAFAYDFIQGLPEGFQSNVGENGVQLSGGQRQRIAIARAILKNAPILLLDEATSALDSESEHMIQIALDKLVEGRTTIVIAHRLATILSADKIAVIERGRVVEVGTHPELVRLGGVYEKLYRYQFDEGVSEREVAQAVL from the coding sequence ATGACCAAGCCCCAGGCTCAATCGCATCCCCAGACGCCGCTTCCTCCCGAGGATAAAAAGCTCAATCTGCGTCGCTGGGGCGATTTCTACCGTGCGATCGTCAACAATGACGAGGGAACGATCGGCGTCGTGGCGCGCATCCTGCGCGCCAACTTCCGCGATCACCGCACCGGCTACATGATTTCTTTCGTCTTTCTGTTCATCGTCGCGGCGATGACGTCGCTGTCCGCCTGGATCATGCGCGACGTCGTCAACCAGATTTTCGTCGACCAGAACGTCAAGATGCTCTGGGTGCTGTCCTTCGGCGTCATGCTGATCTTCATCGTCAAGGGCTTCGCGACCTACGGCCAGGTGGTCATCCAGAGCCGCATCGGTAACCGCATCGTCGCGGAGAACCAGAAGCGCTTCTATGACCGCTGCCTGAAGTTCGGCCTCGATTTCTACAATGATCGCGCCTCGAGCGAGCTGATCATGTCGATCTCGGGCGGATCGAACGCCATCCGCAATATTCTCGACACCATCGTCCTCAGCCTCGGCCGCGATCTCGTGACGCTGCTCGGCCTGATCTTCGTCATGGTCTACCAGGCGCCGCTGATGTCGATCATCGCGCTCTTGGTGGCGCCGATCGCCATCTTCTTCGTCGGCGGCCTGATCAAGCGCATCCGCGATATCGCCAAGGCGGAATTCGTTTCCGGCACGCAGATCATCGCGATCATCCAGGAGACGGTGCACGGCGCCAAGATGGTCAAGGCCTTCGGCCTCGGCGATCATATGCGCGGCCGCATGTCCACGGCGGTGACGTCGGTCGAGCAGCGCGCCAACAAGATCGCGCAGCTGCAGGCCCGCACCAGTCCGCTGATGGAAACGCTGGGCGGCATCTCGATCGGCCTCGTCATCCTCTATGCCGGCTGGGCGACCATCTCGGCCGGCAAGACGCCGGGCGAGTTCATGTCCTTCATCACGGCGCTGCTGCTCGCCTACGAGCCGGCGAAGCGGCTCGCCCGCATGAATGTCGGCATCGCCGAGAGCCTGATCCCCGTGCGCATGATGTTCGGCATTCTCGACCACCCGCAGAGCCTGACGGAGGCGGACGATCGTCCGTCGCTGAAGCTGACGCGCGGCAAGATCGAGCTCCAGGATGTGAGCTTCGCCTACCGCAAGAAGGAGCCGGTGCTGAGCGGCATCAACCTGTCGGTTGACCATGGCCAGCGCCTCGCGCTCGTCGGGCCCTCGGGCGGCGGCAAGTCGACCATCCTGTCGCTGATCCAGCGCTTCTATGACGTCGAGGGCGGCGCCGTCCTCGTCGACGGTCAGGACATCCGCACCGTCTCGGTCGGCTCGCTGCGGCACCAGATCGCCTTCGTCAGCCAGGACGTGTTCCTGTTCTCCGGCACCGTCGCCGACAACATCCGCGTCGGCCGGCTGGGCGCGACCGATGCCGAGGTCGAGGCGGCCGCCCGCGATGCCTTCGCCTATGATTTCATCCAGGGCCTGCCCGAGGGCTTCCAGAGCAATGTCGGCGAGAACGGCGTGCAGCTTTCCGGCGGCCAGCGCCAGCGCATCGCGATCGCCCGCGCCATCCTGAAGAACGCGCCGATCCTGCTGCTCGACGAGGCCACCTCGGCGCTCGATTCGGAATCCGAGCACATGATCCAGATCGCGCTCGACAAGCTGGTGGAGGGGCGCACGACGATCGTCATCGCCCACCGCCTGGCGACCATCCTGAGCGCCGACAAGATCGCGGTGATCGAGCGCGGCCGCGTCGTCGAGGTCGGCACCCATCCGGAGCTCGTCCGGCTCGGCGGCGTCTACGAGAAGCTCTACCGCTACCAGTTCGACGAGGGCGTCAGCGAGCGGGAAGTGGCGCAGGCGGTGCTCTGA
- a CDS encoding ABC transporter permease, which produces MSTGAKGNWRYWISHNAGVLTAATLFVVMFALYVSNHSAGLTPAVATTAANKAVLLALVAMAQTLPVLTRGLDLSVGMVFVMTNCIASAIAVGTIGEGLLGVAAVLLIGALAGFINGAIVVWGRLQPIITTLATGAVYYGIALFVRPSPGGDVQSDIADLLTGQVFGVVPAALVVLAVVVLVVWIPYRRSVLGRAAYAVGSNEQAAYMSGVPVQRAKLLAYTLAGLLASVGGLMLTFNTYSGEASAPIAGTYTLNSIAAVVIGGTSLFGGWGSAIGSIFGAFVLRTIEDLLFVFDLPPLWQPLFQGVVLLFAVSLGAFRILRIRNRLELFT; this is translated from the coding sequence ATGAGCACCGGCGCGAAGGGCAACTGGCGGTACTGGATCTCCCACAATGCGGGCGTGCTGACGGCGGCGACCCTGTTCGTCGTCATGTTCGCGCTCTACGTCTCGAACCACAGCGCCGGGCTGACGCCGGCCGTCGCCACCACGGCGGCGAACAAGGCGGTGCTGCTGGCGCTGGTCGCCATGGCGCAGACCCTGCCGGTGCTGACGCGCGGCCTCGACCTCTCGGTCGGCATGGTGTTCGTCATGACCAACTGCATCGCCTCCGCGATCGCGGTCGGCACGATCGGCGAGGGCCTGCTCGGTGTCGCCGCCGTGCTTTTGATCGGCGCGCTGGCGGGCTTCATCAACGGCGCCATCGTCGTCTGGGGGCGGCTGCAGCCGATCATCACGACGCTCGCGACGGGCGCGGTCTATTACGGCATCGCCCTGTTCGTCCGCCCGAGCCCCGGCGGCGACGTGCAGTCCGACATCGCGGACCTGCTCACCGGCCAGGTGTTCGGCGTGGTGCCGGCGGCGCTGGTCGTGCTCGCCGTCGTCGTGCTGGTGGTCTGGATCCCCTATCGCCGCTCCGTGCTCGGGCGCGCCGCCTATGCCGTCGGCTCGAACGAGCAGGCCGCCTACATGTCCGGCGTGCCGGTGCAGAGGGCGAAGCTGCTCGCCTATACGCTCGCCGGCCTGCTCGCCTCGGTCGGCGGGCTGATGCTGACCTTCAACACCTATTCGGGCGAAGCGTCGGCGCCGATCGCCGGCACCTACACGCTGAACTCGATCGCGGCCGTCGTCATCGGCGGAACCTCGCTGTTCGGCGGCTGGGGCTCGGCCATCGGCTCGATCTTCGGCGCCTTCGTGCTCCGCACGATCGAGGATCTCCTGTTCGTCTTCGACCTGCCGCCGCTCTGGCAGCCCCTGTTCCAGGGCGTCGTGCTGCTCTTCGCGGTCAGCCTCGGCGCCTTCCGCATCCTGCGCATCCGCAACCGACTGGAGCTGTTCACGTGA
- a CDS encoding glycoside hydrolase family 1 protein has product MGSMKFLWGAASAAYQVEGAWQADGKGLSNWDIYTNVYRATEPVTGKQETGNIAINAYDRAQYLEDIALMRKLGLNCYRFSLSWARLLPDGVGRVNEAGIAHYQQFVVDLLEAGIEPVVTLYHWDLPRALDDRGGWSNPESIGWFRQYASLVREALGAKVTKFITFNEPFIDLFLIEPMIENIKSGVGDPFAITDAQYGRQAIALHHWLLANALTIGDFREAGYRGEIGVALPLMPTIPENPGKSADILSAGLGDAVINRWCLDALFKGRYPVEVMNSFQALNPDFVVTEADLATLAANKPDFLGVNFYAPAYVRHDPQKPLGINWMETNPDPAPAAYNGPVRPEYLRRLLERIRDEYGNPPVYITENGAGFGPIDEAIDGDTINDPRRANYIRRHVEAALKAKENGVDLRGYMVWSLFDNFEWLQGYERRFGIVHVDFDTQKRIPKRSFEAYREIIAKGIEHAPIRNV; this is encoded by the coding sequence ATGGGGTCGATGAAGTTTCTCTGGGGCGCGGCGAGCGCCGCCTATCAGGTCGAGGGCGCCTGGCAGGCCGACGGCAAGGGCCTGTCGAACTGGGACATCTACACCAACGTCTATCGCGCGACGGAGCCGGTCACCGGCAAGCAGGAAACCGGCAACATCGCGATCAACGCCTATGATCGCGCGCAATATCTCGAAGACATCGCGCTGATGCGGAAGCTCGGCCTCAATTGCTACCGCTTCTCGCTGTCCTGGGCGCGGCTGTTGCCGGACGGCGTGGGGCGGGTCAACGAGGCCGGCATCGCGCACTACCAGCAATTCGTCGTCGACCTGCTCGAAGCGGGCATCGAGCCGGTTGTCACGCTCTATCACTGGGACCTGCCGCGGGCGCTCGACGATCGCGGCGGCTGGTCGAACCCGGAATCGATCGGCTGGTTCCGCCAGTATGCGAGCCTGGTGCGCGAGGCGCTCGGCGCCAAGGTGACCAAGTTCATCACCTTCAACGAGCCGTTCATCGATCTCTTCCTGATCGAGCCGATGATCGAGAACATCAAGTCGGGCGTCGGCGACCCCTTCGCCATCACCGACGCGCAATATGGCCGCCAGGCGATCGCGCTGCATCACTGGCTGCTCGCCAATGCGCTAACGATTGGCGATTTCCGCGAGGCCGGCTATCGCGGCGAGATCGGCGTGGCGCTGCCGCTGATGCCGACGATTCCGGAGAATCCCGGCAAGTCGGCCGACATCCTGTCGGCGGGGCTCGGCGACGCGGTGATCAACCGCTGGTGCCTCGATGCCCTGTTCAAGGGGCGCTATCCGGTCGAGGTGATGAACTCGTTCCAGGCGCTCAACCCGGATTTCGTCGTCACCGAGGCGGATCTCGCCACGCTCGCGGCCAACAAGCCCGATTTCCTCGGCGTCAATTTCTATGCGCCGGCCTATGTCCGCCACGATCCGCAGAAGCCGCTCGGCATCAACTGGATGGAGACCAATCCCGATCCGGCGCCGGCCGCCTATAACGGCCCGGTTCGCCCGGAATATCTCCGCCGCCTGCTCGAGCGCATCCGCGACGAATACGGCAATCCGCCGGTCTACATCACCGAGAACGGCGCCGGCTTCGGTCCGATCGATGAGGCGATCGACGGCGATACGATCAACGATCCCCGCCGGGCCAACTATATCCGCCGGCACGTCGAGGCGGCGTTGAAGGCGAAGGAGAACGGCGTCGACCTGCGCGGCTACATGGTCTGGAGCCTGTTCGACAATTTCGAATGGCTGCAGGGCTATGAGCGCCGTTTCGGCATCGTGCATGTCGATTTCGACACCCAGAAGCGCATCCCGAAACGGAGCTTCGAGGCCTATCGCGAGATCATCGCCAAGGGCATCGAACACGCGCCGATCCGCAATGTCTAG
- a CDS encoding sugar ABC transporter substrate-binding protein: protein MVKLIRQLLATTIAVGALATAAHAAGPEIVSGPSNDPNCFKPWTADTKFFKFPKKEGPYRVALANGFIGNTWRIQMIQTAKAYAEQPDVKAKLKEFKVVSTGDDVAAQIAAVDNFINSGYDAIVVNAQNPTAFKPVIKRAKAAGVVLVAFDNTLDTDEAINVNVSQKGLGELWGQWMVDHLPEGGKLLEVRGVTGTSVDRDRHEGIQEVLGKSGKKFETVEVIGRWDDGTAQKVTADAVAVHKKFDGVTVQGGSTGTVRALMDAGHPFVPVGGETENGFRKLCAEHTGDGLKCVSAGSGPAQVAVAIKTAIEALEGNVVPQSIELPLAIDKDPDFKDGVNFYSKESDNFFVGNAFPSCGINFTAQEIMGQTKENQ from the coding sequence ATGGTGAAGCTTATTCGTCAGCTTCTGGCGACGACGATCGCTGTCGGCGCCCTCGCAACGGCGGCGCATGCCGCCGGTCCCGAGATCGTCTCGGGGCCCAGCAACGATCCCAACTGCTTCAAGCCGTGGACGGCGGACACCAAGTTCTTCAAGTTCCCGAAGAAGGAAGGTCCGTACCGGGTCGCACTCGCCAATGGTTTCATCGGCAATACTTGGCGCATCCAGATGATCCAGACGGCCAAGGCCTATGCCGAGCAGCCGGACGTCAAGGCGAAGCTGAAGGAATTCAAGGTCGTCTCGACCGGTGACGACGTCGCCGCGCAGATCGCCGCCGTCGATAACTTCATCAATTCCGGCTATGACGCGATCGTCGTCAACGCCCAGAACCCGACTGCCTTCAAGCCGGTGATCAAGCGCGCCAAGGCGGCCGGGGTCGTGCTCGTCGCCTTCGACAACACGCTCGACACCGACGAGGCGATCAACGTCAACGTTAGCCAGAAGGGCCTCGGCGAGCTCTGGGGCCAGTGGATGGTCGACCACCTGCCCGAGGGCGGCAAGCTGCTCGAAGTGCGCGGCGTCACCGGCACCTCGGTCGATCGCGACCGCCATGAAGGCATCCAGGAAGTGCTGGGCAAGTCCGGCAAGAAGTTCGAGACCGTCGAGGTCATCGGCCGCTGGGACGACGGCACGGCGCAGAAGGTGACGGCCGATGCCGTCGCCGTGCACAAGAAGTTTGACGGCGTCACCGTTCAGGGCGGCTCGACCGGCACGGTCCGGGCGCTGATGGATGCCGGCCATCCCTTCGTGCCCGTCGGCGGCGAGACCGAGAACGGCTTCCGCAAGCTCTGCGCCGAGCATACGGGCGACGGCCTGAAGTGCGTCTCGGCCGGTTCTGGCCCGGCCCAGGTCGCGGTCGCCATCAAGACGGCGATCGAGGCGCTGGAAGGCAATGTCGTGCCGCAGTCGATCGAGCTGCCGCTCGCCATCGACAAGGATCCGGACTTCAAGGACGGCGTGAACTTCTACTCCAAGGAATCCGACAACTTCTTCGTCGGCAACGCCTTCCCGAGCTGTGGCATCAACTTCACGGCCCAGGAAATCATGGGGCAGACCAAAGAGAACCAGTAA
- a CDS encoding sugar ABC transporter ATP-binding protein, which produces MSDRKPYLELKRVSKRYGGIAALTEVDFSAYPGEIQAVLGENGAGKSTLIKIASGVIDPSEGEVLIEGRPVRFRNPTEAMRAGVVCVFQELSLLPEMTVADNLSIVDPPKWGGMINASAQRDRARALLKRVGCEDVHPLELVRDLPLSRRQMVEIAKALGRDPRILILDEATSALTADDVERVYGIIRELKASGVGILYVSHRMREIEALADTATVFRNGRKIETFKKGDRSVDAIIQMMIGREVTHQYPDKPAPRTDAPVALAASNLSWGREIQDVSFELRKGEIVGLGGLDGQGQRELLLGLFGVLKGVSGSVSVNGKPIPLEGPRRAMRAPLPMALIPEDRKTEGLMLPMSVRDNMTLAALPRLLGAFGIDADKENAAVDVMVERLRVKTPSLEASVSSLSGGNQQKVVLAKWLMTEPGIILLNDPTRGIDVGTKQEIYRLMRELANQGASILFYSTDYAELIGCCDRVLVVYDGRIRRELAGDALTERNLLQSALNIDAAEKAA; this is translated from the coding sequence TTGTCCGATCGGAAGCCTTATCTCGAACTGAAGCGCGTCTCGAAGCGCTATGGCGGCATCGCCGCGCTCACCGAGGTCGATTTTTCCGCCTATCCGGGCGAGATCCAGGCGGTGCTGGGCGAGAATGGCGCCGGCAAGTCGACGCTGATCAAGATCGCCTCCGGCGTCATCGACCCGAGCGAGGGCGAGGTGCTGATCGAGGGCCGGCCGGTCCGCTTTCGCAACCCGACCGAGGCCATGCGCGCCGGCGTCGTCTGCGTGTTCCAGGAATTGTCGCTGCTGCCGGAAATGACGGTCGCCGACAATCTCTCCATCGTCGATCCGCCGAAATGGGGCGGCATGATCAACGCCAGCGCCCAGCGCGATCGCGCCCGCGCGCTGCTGAAGCGCGTCGGCTGCGAGGACGTGCACCCCCTCGAACTCGTGCGTGACTTGCCGCTGTCGCGCCGCCAGATGGTCGAGATCGCCAAGGCGCTCGGCCGCGACCCGCGCATCCTGATCCTCGACGAGGCGACCTCGGCGCTCACCGCCGACGACGTCGAGCGAGTCTACGGCATCATTCGCGAGCTGAAGGCGTCGGGCGTCGGCATCCTCTACGTCTCGCACCGCATGCGCGAGATCGAGGCGCTGGCCGATACCGCCACCGTGTTCCGCAACGGCCGCAAGATCGAGACTTTCAAGAAGGGCGACCGTTCCGTCGACGCGATCATCCAGATGATGATCGGCCGCGAGGTGACGCACCAGTATCCGGACAAGCCCGCGCCGCGGACGGACGCGCCGGTGGCGCTCGCCGCGTCGAACCTTTCCTGGGGCCGCGAGATCCAGGACGTGTCGTTCGAGCTCCGCAAGGGCGAGATCGTCGGGCTCGGCGGCCTCGATGGCCAGGGGCAGCGCGAATTGCTGCTCGGCCTGTTCGGCGTCTTGAAGGGCGTTTCGGGCTCGGTCTCGGTCAACGGCAAGCCGATCCCGCTCGAGGGTCCGCGCCGGGCGATGCGCGCGCCGCTGCCGATGGCGCTGATCCCCGAGGATCGCAAGACCGAAGGCCTGATGCTGCCGATGAGCGTGCGGGACAACATGACGCTCGCCGCGCTGCCGCGCCTGCTCGGCGCCTTCGGCATCGATGCCGACAAGGAAAATGCCGCCGTCGACGTCATGGTCGAAAGGCTTCGGGTGAAGACGCCCAGTCTCGAGGCGTCGGTCTCGTCGCTGTCGGGCGGCAATCAGCAGAAGGTCGTCCTGGCCAAATGGCTGATGACGGAGCCCGGCATCATCCTCCTGAACGATCCGACGCGCGGCATCGACGTCGGCACCAAGCAGGAGATCTATCGCCTGATGCGCGAGCTGGCGAACCAGGGAGCCTCGATCCTGTTCTATTCGACCGATTATGCCGAGCTGATCGGCTGCTGCGACCGCGTGCTCGTCGTCTATGACGGCCGCATTCGTCGCGAGCTCGCCGGCGACGCGCTCACCGAGCGGAACCTGCTGCAGAGCGCCCTCAACATCGACGCGGCGGAGAAGGCGGCATGA
- a CDS encoding ABC transporter permease, with product MTGVETGAIKGPSLAGRFGIDRSVAIAFGCILLILAGGALYSPAFLSPEYLLQQLQVGAFLGIIASGAMMVILLGHIDLSIPWVVTLGAMMATAMVGWGGPAGVWLCIPFGVLCGAFIGTLNGLGVAYLRLPSMIFTLGMNAVVQGLMVLHTGGFAPLDQATRAMHFMAVQRTLFGIPNALFVWALVGLFVIYVLKRTAFGRAVYAVGNRESAAYLSGVNTNRVLIGCFAFSGAMAAFAGVLLAGYSNKAYQNMGDAYLLPAIAAVVLGGTNILGGRGNYLGTIAGVILITLLQSILSVMQMPEAGRQVIYGCVIITMLLIYGRGAKARS from the coding sequence GTGACCGGCGTCGAAACGGGGGCCATCAAGGGCCCGAGCCTGGCCGGACGCTTCGGCATCGATCGCTCGGTCGCGATCGCCTTCGGCTGCATCCTTTTGATCCTCGCCGGCGGCGCGCTCTATTCGCCCGCTTTCTTGTCGCCGGAATATCTGCTGCAGCAGCTGCAGGTCGGAGCCTTTCTCGGCATCATCGCGTCCGGCGCAATGATGGTGATCCTGCTCGGCCATATCGACCTGTCGATCCCTTGGGTGGTGACGCTGGGCGCGATGATGGCGACGGCCATGGTCGGCTGGGGCGGGCCGGCGGGCGTCTGGCTCTGCATTCCCTTCGGCGTGCTCTGCGGCGCCTTCATCGGTACGCTGAACGGCCTCGGCGTCGCCTATCTGCGGCTGCCGTCGATGATCTTCACGCTCGGCATGAACGCCGTCGTGCAGGGGCTGATGGTGCTCCACACCGGCGGCTTCGCGCCGCTCGACCAGGCGACCCGGGCGATGCATTTCATGGCGGTGCAGCGCACCCTGTTCGGGATCCCGAATGCGCTGTTCGTCTGGGCGCTGGTCGGCCTCTTCGTCATCTATGTCCTGAAGCGCACGGCGTTCGGCCGCGCGGTCTATGCGGTCGGAAATCGCGAATCTGCCGCCTATCTCTCCGGCGTCAACACCAATCGCGTGCTGATCGGCTGCTTCGCCTTTTCCGGCGCCATGGCCGCCTTCGCCGGCGTGCTGCTCGCCGGCTATTCCAACAAGGCCTACCAGAACATGGGCGACGCCTATCTGCTGCCGGCGATCGCCGCGGTGGTTCTGGGCGGCACCAACATCCTCGGCGGGCGCGGCAATTATCTCGGCACCATCGCCGGCGTCATCCTGATCACGCTGCTGCAGTCGATCCTCTCGGTGATGCAGATGCCGGAGGCCGGCCGCCAGGTGATCTATGGCTGCGTCATCATCACGATGCTGCTGATCTATGGCCGCGGCGCCAAGGCACGGAGCTGA
- the guaD gene encoding guanine deaminase, translating into MTQRAIRGPALTFRGDPFQLPAGEALQFWPDALIRIEDGHIASVEDAETGLASLPAGVPLTHHADALICPGFVDAHVHFPQMQMIGAFGAELLEWLERYTFVAEQDFADDTHARDVAGRFLRELLRAGTTTASVYCTVHPQSVDAFFEESERFNTRMIAGKVLMDRNAPADLLDTAETGYRQSKALIERWHGRGRQLYSITPRFAPTSTTAQLEAAGRLWREHPGTYVQTHLCENPGEVAWVQELFPERSSYLDVYDHAGLTGPRAIFGHAVHMNEEDFACCHRTGSALAHCPTSNLFLGSGLFRMFDARRIERPVRVGLGTDIGAGTSFSQLQSLGEAYKVAKLGGHALTAEQGFYLATRGGAEALRLEDRIGQIAPGFEADLVVLDLKATPLLEFRLGHARDLAETLFVLMTLGDDRAIRATYIAGEPVYERDRAEPFAYPAPVPHAVEG; encoded by the coding sequence ATGACGCAGCGGGCGATCCGCGGTCCCGCGCTGACCTTTCGCGGCGATCCCTTCCAGCTCCCGGCGGGCGAGGCCCTGCAGTTCTGGCCCGACGCGCTGATCCGTATCGAGGATGGTCACATCGCGAGCGTCGAGGACGCGGAGACCGGGCTGGCCAGCCTACCGGCCGGCGTGCCGCTGACGCATCATGCCGATGCGCTGATCTGCCCGGGCTTCGTCGACGCGCATGTGCATTTCCCGCAGATGCAGATGATCGGCGCCTTCGGGGCGGAACTTCTGGAATGGCTGGAGCGCTATACCTTCGTCGCCGAGCAGGACTTCGCCGACGATACGCATGCGCGCGACGTCGCGGGACGGTTCCTACGAGAGTTGCTGCGCGCCGGCACGACGACCGCCTCCGTCTACTGCACGGTGCATCCGCAATCGGTGGACGCCTTCTTCGAGGAATCCGAGCGCTTCAACACGCGGATGATCGCCGGCAAGGTGCTGATGGACCGCAACGCGCCGGCGGACCTGCTCGATACGGCCGAGACCGGCTACCGGCAGTCGAAGGCGCTGATCGAACGGTGGCACGGCCGGGGTCGCCAGCTCTACAGCATCACGCCGCGCTTCGCGCCGACCTCGACGACGGCGCAGCTCGAGGCGGCCGGCCGCCTCTGGCGCGAGCATCCCGGCACCTATGTGCAGACGCATCTGTGCGAAAATCCCGGCGAGGTCGCCTGGGTGCAGGAACTATTCCCCGAGCGCTCGAGCTATCTCGACGTCTACGACCATGCCGGCCTGACGGGTCCGCGCGCGATCTTCGGCCATGCCGTGCACATGAACGAAGAGGACTTCGCCTGCTGCCACCGCACCGGCTCGGCGCTCGCCCACTGCCCGACCTCGAACCTCTTCCTCGGCAGCGGCCTGTTCCGCATGTTCGACGCCCGGCGGATCGAGCGCCCCGTGCGCGTCGGCCTCGGCACCGACATCGGCGCCGGCACCAGCTTCTCGCAGCTGCAGTCCCTCGGCGAGGCCTACAAGGTGGCGAAGCTCGGCGGTCATGCGCTCACCGCCGAACAGGGCTTCTATCTCGCGACCCGTGGCGGCGCCGAGGCGCTTCGGCTGGAAGACCGCATCGGCCAGATCGCGCCGGGCTTCGAGGCCGATCTCGTCGTCCTCGACCTGAAGGCGACGCCGCTGCTGGAATTCCGCCTCGGCCATGCGCGCGATCTCGCCGAGACGCTGTTCGTGCTGATGACGCTCGGCGACGACCGCGCCATCCGCGCCACCTACATCGCCGGCGAGCCGGTCTATGAGCGCGACCGGGCCGAGCCCTTCGCCTATCCGGCGCCGGTTCCGCATGCGGTGGAGGGATAG